In one Nerophis ophidion isolate RoL-2023_Sa unplaced genomic scaffold, RoL_Noph_v1.0 HiC_scaffold_35, whole genome shotgun sequence genomic region, the following are encoded:
- the LOC133546644 gene encoding gastrula zinc finger protein XlCGF17.1-like: protein MDHMMSHSSDHSDHIQKPLESKNDSKGDTRHHTNNKHLDCSECGKSFRLKTDFTRHKRIHTGEKPFTCSVCKKSFSTKQHMTTHMRTHTGEKPFTCSVCKKSFSIKPAMTRHMRTHTGEKPFTCSVCKKSFSRKSNMSSHMRTHTGEKLLSCSVCKKGFSTKQHMITHMRTHTGEKPFTCSVCKKCFSRKPDISTHMRTHTGEKPFTCSVCKKSFSTKSNMSSHMRTHTGEKPLTCSVCKKTFSTKPNMSAHMRTHTGEKPFTCPVCKKHFSTNLVMTRHMRTHTGEKPFSCTVCDKTFWHKYQVSKHKCVTVMEAAGI, encoded by the coding sequence atggaccacatgatgtcacactcttctgatcacagtgaccacatccaaaaacctttggagagtaaaaatgactccaaaggtgatacgagacatcacactaacaacaaacacttggactgctctgaatgtgggaaatcatttagactgAAGACTGATTTTACAAGACAcaagagaatacatactggagagaaaccttttacttgctctgtttgtaaaaaaagtttctccacaaagcaacacatgaccacacacatgagaacacacactggagagaaaccttttacttgctctgtttgtaagaagagtttctccattaagcctgccatgaccagacacatgagaacacacactggagagaaaccgtttacttgctctgtttgtaagaagagtttctccagaaagtctaacatgtcctcacacatgagaacacatactggagagaaacttttgtcttgctctgtttgtaagaagggTTTCTCCACGAAGCAAcatatgatcacacacatgagaacacatactggagagaaaccttttacttgctctgtttgtaagaagtgtttctccagaaagcctgacatctccacacacatgagaacacacactggagagaaaccttttacttgctctgtttgtaagaagagtttctccacaaagtctaacatgtcctcacacatgagaacacatactggagagaaacctttgacttgctctgtttgtaagaagacttTCTCCACAAAGCCTAACATGtccgcacacatgagaacacatactggagagaaaccttttacttgccctgtttgtaagaagcatttctccacaaatcttgtcatgaccagacacatgagaacacacactggagagaaaccatttagttgcactgtgtgtgataaGACGTTCTGGCAtaagtatcaggtcagtaaacacaagtgtgtaacagtcatggaagctgcagggatttaa